The genomic segment GGGCTGCGTGAACGGCTACGGCGTCCACGACATGGTCGGCAACCTGCACGAGTGGGTCGCGGACCCGCACGGCAGCTTCTACGGCGGCTACTACCAGGACGTGGCGAGCACGGGCCACGGCGAGGGCTGCAGCTACAAGACGACCGCGCACAACCAGAGCTATCACGACTACTCGACGGGCTTCCGCTGCTGCGCCGACTTCCCCGGCGGCGAGTCCTCCGTCACCGTCTCCCCCGCCTCCGACCCGCCGAAGAGCGAGCCCACCCCCGCGCGCGCGAAGCCGAAGAAGAAGATCAAGAAGAAGAAGCGCTGAGTCGAGCCAACCTCGCGCTGCGCGCTTCCGCGTCCCTGCACGGTCAGGGGGCGCCTGGCCGTCGACTCGCGGATCGCTTCGTCGTCGAGCGGCTTCGGCGAAGGCGTCTCGTGTACGAGGCCCGCGACGAACAGCGTGGCGAGGTCGTCGCGCTGAAGACGATCGCCGTCTACGACCTCAAGAAGGAGTTCCGCGCGCTCGTCGATCTCGTTCACCCGCGGCTGGTTCGTTTGCACGGGCGCTGGTTCTTCACGATGGCGCGCGTCCACGGCGTGCCGTTCAGCGCGCACGTTCGCGGCGCACCCGACGCGCTCGCGGACGAAGCGGTGTCTCCGACCGTGGTCGCCGGAGCGAGAGCACACCGTTCGGCGTGCGTTCGCCCAGCTCGTGGAGGCGTCCGCGCGATCCACGACGCGGGCAAGATGCACCTCGATCTGATCAATTAAACGTATTAATCGATACAATCTTAAATATCGTAATACCCTATTCGATTTCGGCCAGTCGGCGCTCCCGGCATAGCGGACACGCGACGGCATCGCGGGTACGCCCGGCTACATGGCGTCGGAGCAGCTGCGCGCGCACGGGGCGTGGGTACGCGGTGGGAACGATGCTGTTCGAAGCGCTGACGGGGCGGCTCCCGTTCGGGAACGAGCTCCACACGATCCTCTCGGCGAAGGCGACCGACCGGCTCGCGCCGAGCGCGCGCTCGATCGATCCGTCCGCGCCGCAGGACCTCACGGGCTTCTTCCGATGTCTCCTTCACCTGTCACGCGGGCTCGCCGCCCTCGGAGCGGCGGACATGACTGCGGAGGCGACCACGAGGACGAAGCTCGGTCGACGCGTGCTCGAGGGCGCGAAGGTGATCCGGAAGTCGGGAGTCGTCGGCTTCCGCGGGCTCGCGGATGCGCTGGAGGCGGGCGCGGCGCTCGTCGCCGGCGGCCGCGCGCGCGCGCTCGTTTGCCTGGAGTCGGCGGCAACGACGCTCGAAGCGCACGGGACGACGAGAGTACGCGCTCGCTGCTCGGACACACCTCGCGCGTCTTCGCGGAGACATGGATATCATTGAAAACGTGCTCATCAAGCTCGCCGCGCGAGGCATCCGTCGGCCGGAACGCATCCTCCATACGTGCATTCCCGGCTTCGTGCGGCTCTGAGCACGCCGCTTTTTTGACGATGCGGATGGGGGCTGCCTACAGTTGCGCACATGGCTCATCTCGTTCGTAAGAATGACCGGCGTGAGGTTCGGCGCTCGATTTCGATGCCCTGTCAGATCGTTCGGGAGAAGGATTTTCGGCTCGTCGCCGAGACGGCGCTCGACGTCTCGCCGGATGGGATGCTCCTCGCGACCGAGATGGACCTCGAGCCCGGCGAGAACGTGTTCGTCTCGTTCCGTGCGACCGAGCTCGGGATCTGGTTCGACAGCGAAGCGAAGGTCGCGCGCGTGATCCGTGGGCGGCGGCCGGGCGACAAGGGAAGGGGAGTCGGGATCACCTTCTCGACGATGTCGCGGGTGAAGCGGCTCATCCTTCGCAATCACCTGCGACGCGTTCCGCCGCCGGTGCCGCGCCGCACCCAGCGCATCGACTGGTCCGCCACCGTGATCGGGCTCGAGTCGTGAAGGCGCTCTTCGACTACGCCCGCCGCAACGTCACGCGGCGCGAGGTCCTCCTGCCCTGTCAGGCCGTGCGCGAGCACGACTTTAAGCTCATCGCCGATCGGATGCTCGACCTCTCGACCGACGGCATGCTCGTCCCACTTCGGCGGCAGGTGCTGACCGGCGAGCCGATCATCGTGTCGTTCTCGATCGGCGGGATGTGGATCGACGCGGAGGCGACCGTCGCGCGCATCGTCCACGGCCGCCGCCCCGGCGACGACGGCATCGCAGCCGGCCTCGTCTTCGACCCGCTCTCCCCGTCGGCGCGCTCTGCGCTCGCCGGCTATCTCCACGGCCGTCGCGAGCCGCTCCCGCGCCGCGGACCGCGCGCGGCGCTGAGGCGAGGCGCCGAGGCGCCGCGCCTCGCCGACGAAGCGATCATGAACGCGCCGCTCCTCGTGCCCGCCGACGTCCTCGCCGACGAGGCCGACGTCCTCGCCGACGACGACATCGACGCCCTCGGCATCCTCCGCGCCGTCGCCACCGCCTGGCAACAGCTCAGCTCTTCGACGCAGGGGCTTCGCCCCTGCACCCCCTCGCAGCCGTAGGACGCGCGCGAAGACGCGCGCATCGTCTTCAACGCAGGGGCTTCGCCCCTGCACCCCCTCGCAGCCGTAGGACGCGCGCGAAGACGCGCGCCTCTTCAACGCAGGGGCTTCGCCCCTGCACCCCCTCGCAGCCGTAGGACGCGCGCGAAGACGCGCGCATCCTCCGCTGCTTCGTCTGACTGCGAGCCAGCGGGCGCGTTAAATGCGGCGATGCCGCCCTTGGGGAGGGGCGGCATCGCGGGTACTGCGCTCGGTTGTTGTCGTTGGCTCAGCGGACGACGAGGGTGTCCTCGCTGCTGTCGCTGGTGCGGCTGGCGCCGTAGTTGATGTTCTTGTCCGGCGTGTGGGCGCCGCCGCAGGCCGCGCCCTCGCAGCCGTCGAGCTCGACGGGGCAGGACTCGGGATCGTCGGTCGGACCTTCGCAAACCTCTTCGTCCGCATCGCCACCGCTGCCGCCCGAGCCGGACTGCGCGCTGTCGCTGCTTCCACCACCGCCGCCGCCGCCGTTGCCATTGCCGCCGCCGTTACCGTTGCCGCCGCCCGAGGAGGCGTTCGGGTTCGAGCCGGAGGAGCCGGGGCCGCCGTTGCTGCTGCCGCCGTTGTCGCCGCCCGACGAGGAGCCGGGGCCGCCGTTGCTGCTGCCGCCCTGGTCGCCCGAGGAGCCGGGGCCGCCGTTGCTGCTGTTCGGGTTCGAGCCGGAGGAGCCGGGGCCGCCGTTGCTGCTGCCGCCGTTGTCGCCGCCCGACGAGGAGCCCGGGTTGTCGCCCGAGGAGCCGCCGCTGCTGTTGTTGTCGCCGCTGCTGCCGCCGCTCGAGTTGGTGTTCGAGCCCGACGAGCCCGAGGAGCCCGACGACGACGAGGACGAGTTGTTGTGCGGGTAGTCGGAGCAGGAGCCGCTGCAGCGGCCACCGCCGTCATCGCAGCTCGGGTTGTCGACGTCGCCCGAAGAGCTGTTGACCGTCGTGGAGCCGG from the Labilithrix sp. genome contains:
- a CDS encoding PilZ domain-containing protein, yielding MPCQIVREKDFRLVAETALDVSPDGMLLATEMDLEPGENVFVSFRATELGIWFDSEAKVARVIRGRRPGDKGRGVGITFSTMSRVKRLILRNHLRRVPPPVPRRTQRIDWSATVIGLES
- a CDS encoding PilZ domain-containing protein; this encodes MKALFDYARRNVTRREVLLPCQAVREHDFKLIADRMLDLSTDGMLVPLRRQVLTGEPIIVSFSIGGMWIDAEATVARIVHGRRPGDDGIAAGLVFDPLSPSARSALAGYLHGRREPLPRRGPRAALRRGAEAPRLADEAIMNAPLLVPADVLADEADVLADDDIDALGILRAVATAWQQLSSSTQGLRPCTPSQP